In Pseudomonas nunensis, a single window of DNA contains:
- a CDS encoding AAA family ATPase, whose amino-acid sequence MRIQHVEISNFRKLLSVRIDFANETTLLVGANNSGKSSAMLALRRFLVSKASAFRLQDLTLCHLAKLYEIGKEWENPPANFEIPTAKDWTDWLPSLDIWVSADQGEFHFIRDLIPSFAWRGGLVGMRFLLEPDDMNTLYTDYRKERARVAELEDAIGKEDPPGSPLTLWPQSLHDYLNRRLGDKFKIRWYRLDPQQLKKPDKSTRMAQMQQLSPTTLPLESNPLSGLIRVHEINAQRGFGDHSDDNQGDNARPSGARKLSEQLRSYYSRHLDPGDSPDISDLEALRAIEAAQSAFDTRLSSSFDTAIREVEGLGYPGRNDPRIKVKSRLATTDGMNHEAAVLFELDSIQGAPGAPPLHLPETANGLGYQNLISMIFRLMGFRDEWLRKTRAASTEVIDRVEPIHLVLIEEPEAHLHVQVQQVFVRHAYQVLCRDALLERYPNLKTQLLVSTHSSHVTHEVEYQNLRYFRRLPAGMYGIGVPVSTVSNLSNVFGEETKTKEFVTRYLRAQHADIFFADAVILVEGSAERMMLPHFLRNKFPFLDRCYITTLDIGGSHAHRLRPLVDALGILTLVITDLDAGLNKAAKPVQRNANQITNNPTLRSWMKLMHLGSTVDELLELPANQKEHEIDELYSVRIAYQTPIPTHLPASGEAIQALPNTFEDSFVLSNAGHFAEKTGTTGLMKAFVKVLNESQTSEAVGEGFFNELREGKKAEFVLLVLADKNFPSLKIPEYISEGLNWLDSKLRSKQRELLVIPPEAAEVTP is encoded by the coding sequence ATGCGCATCCAGCACGTAGAGATATCCAACTTCCGAAAACTGCTTTCTGTGCGAATTGACTTTGCTAATGAGACCACGCTGCTTGTAGGTGCAAACAACAGCGGCAAATCCTCAGCCATGCTCGCACTCCGGAGATTTTTGGTTTCGAAGGCTTCTGCTTTTCGGCTCCAGGACTTGACTCTTTGTCATCTCGCCAAGCTGTACGAAATTGGTAAAGAGTGGGAGAACCCACCAGCAAACTTTGAAATTCCTACAGCCAAGGACTGGACAGACTGGCTCCCTAGTCTGGATATCTGGGTGTCGGCAGACCAAGGAGAGTTCCACTTCATTCGCGATCTTATACCCAGCTTTGCGTGGCGCGGGGGGCTTGTGGGAATGCGTTTCCTGCTTGAACCAGATGATATGAATACGCTGTACACGGACTATCGCAAGGAGCGCGCTAGGGTTGCAGAGCTTGAGGATGCTATAGGGAAGGAAGACCCGCCTGGTAGCCCGCTGACACTATGGCCGCAGAGCCTTCATGATTACTTGAACCGTCGCCTTGGAGATAAATTCAAGATTCGTTGGTACCGCCTAGATCCGCAACAACTTAAGAAGCCTGACAAGTCGACTCGAATGGCTCAAATGCAGCAACTGAGTCCTACTACCCTGCCCCTAGAAAGCAATCCCCTCAGTGGATTAATTCGAGTACATGAGATCAATGCACAGCGGGGATTCGGCGACCATTCGGACGACAATCAAGGCGACAACGCTAGACCCAGCGGCGCTCGAAAACTCTCGGAACAACTTAGATCCTATTACTCCCGACACCTTGATCCAGGTGACAGCCCAGATATCTCAGATCTCGAAGCGTTGCGGGCGATAGAAGCAGCACAGTCGGCATTCGATACCAGGCTAAGTAGCAGCTTCGACACTGCTATTAGAGAGGTCGAGGGATTGGGCTACCCCGGCCGAAATGACCCACGCATCAAAGTCAAAAGTCGCCTGGCAACAACTGACGGCATGAATCATGAAGCGGCCGTCCTTTTTGAGTTGGATTCAATTCAGGGCGCCCCAGGAGCCCCTCCACTTCATCTACCAGAGACCGCTAACGGGTTGGGATATCAAAACCTGATATCTATGATTTTCCGGCTGATGGGTTTCAGGGATGAGTGGCTAAGAAAAACCAGAGCCGCCAGCACGGAAGTTATAGACCGGGTCGAGCCCATCCACCTCGTGCTCATTGAGGAGCCTGAGGCCCACCTTCATGTTCAAGTGCAACAGGTGTTCGTGCGACACGCCTACCAAGTTCTATGCCGAGACGCTTTGCTTGAACGCTACCCAAATCTGAAGACCCAGCTTTTGGTGAGCACGCACTCTAGCCATGTAACTCATGAAGTGGAGTACCAGAACCTTAGGTACTTCAGGCGACTCCCAGCTGGAATGTATGGCATCGGCGTACCGGTGTCGACGGTCTCTAATCTCTCTAACGTTTTCGGCGAAGAAACAAAGACGAAAGAGTTCGTAACTAGGTATCTGCGGGCACAGCACGCAGACATATTCTTCGCCGACGCCGTTATCTTGGTAGAGGGCTCAGCAGAGCGAATGATGCTGCCGCATTTTTTGCGGAATAAGTTTCCATTTCTTGACCGCTGCTACATCACAACCCTCGATATCGGTGGCAGTCACGCACACCGACTAAGACCTTTAGTTGACGCCCTTGGCATACTCACCCTTGTTATTACAGACCTCGATGCAGGGCTTAATAAAGCCGCAAAACCGGTGCAAAGAAACGCAAATCAGATTACGAACAACCCGACATTGCGGAGCTGGATGAAGCTGATGCATCTGGGCAGCACAGTGGATGAGTTGCTTGAGCTGCCTGCGAACCAAAAAGAGCACGAGATCGACGAACTGTACTCGGTACGCATCGCCTATCAAACTCCTATTCCCACCCACCTGCCGGCTTCTGGTGAAGCAATACAAGCTCTTCCAAATACCTTTGAAGACAGCTTTGTGCTTAGCAACGCTGGTCACTTTGCGGAAAAGACAGGGACAACCGGTTTAATGAAGGCTTTCGTTAAAGTTTTGAATGAATCGCAAACATCGGAAGCTGTCGGGGAAGGTTTTTTCAACGAATTACGCGAAGGAAAGAAAGCAGAGTTTGTGTTACTCGTTTTAGCTGACAAAAACTTTCCCAGCCTAAAAATCCCTGAATACATCAGTGAAGGCCTCAACTGGCTTGATTCCAAATTGCGAAGCAAGCAAAGAGAGCTGCTGGTAATTCCGCCCGAGGCCGCGGAGGTAACGCCATGA
- a CDS encoding UvrD-helicase domain-containing protein, which produces MSEAAVADADTTMQACLNLTNPKSFFLYAGAGSGKTHSLVEAIRELKNRERERLTFEGRRIAVITYTNAACDEILRRLEFDSLVEVSTIHAFAWRLIQGFDNEIREWLRIKLAQDIEKIEGELARSRGDNKTSRGNRRKLQSKTRRLETLDEITKFVYSPTGDNRERQALNHDEVIKLTAAFVPERPLLDVLVDRYPVVLIDESQDTHAPVMQAFLKVQQLAQTRFCLGLMGDTMQQIYGHGVTRLDKAIPGDWLKPEKVVNRRCPRRVVDLINVIRSTADTHQQTSKPDAIEGVVRMYCISQSQEQAPNLEEGIAHSMAAITNDGEWATGPDGRKTLILEHKMAGRRMGFEKLFTPLYAVEHLQTGLLDGTLPALRVFSEGVLPILTAKDDHFLLLEAVRSRSPLLSKDAMQSTGDQSAHMQHVEDATHALLALFESNDPTLIEVATLLLQTQLLDVPDNLVGAMVLGAPGEAPDPEDTNAMTNYAYQQFLERPFSELAAFASYADGLSPYGTHQGVKGLEFPRVMVVINDEEAGGFLFSYDKLLGVKEPTKTDRDNERDGKDNALARTRRLLYVTCSRAEKSLAIVVYTPQPTLAKRNVVAAGWLQESEVEIL; this is translated from the coding sequence ATGAGCGAGGCAGCGGTCGCGGATGCCGACACCACTATGCAGGCCTGCCTGAACTTGACAAATCCGAAGAGTTTTTTTCTTTACGCAGGTGCCGGCTCAGGAAAAACTCACTCACTAGTAGAGGCTATCCGCGAACTCAAAAATCGCGAGCGAGAACGCCTGACGTTCGAGGGCCGGCGCATTGCGGTGATCACCTATACAAATGCGGCCTGCGACGAAATTCTTCGGAGGCTAGAGTTCGATTCACTCGTGGAAGTCTCGACCATTCACGCGTTCGCATGGCGTCTAATCCAAGGATTCGACAACGAGATCAGAGAGTGGCTAAGGATCAAACTTGCCCAGGACATTGAGAAGATCGAGGGCGAGCTAGCCCGCTCGAGAGGTGACAATAAAACCTCTCGAGGAAACAGACGGAAGCTACAAAGCAAAACCCGCAGACTTGAGACTCTCGACGAGATTACGAAGTTCGTCTACAGCCCCACGGGTGACAATAGAGAGCGGCAAGCACTTAATCACGATGAGGTAATCAAATTAACTGCAGCATTCGTTCCTGAACGCCCTTTGTTGGATGTTCTGGTAGACCGCTACCCAGTTGTATTGATCGACGAAAGCCAGGACACCCACGCTCCAGTAATGCAGGCTTTTCTGAAGGTCCAGCAATTGGCGCAGACACGCTTCTGCCTAGGGCTAATGGGCGACACCATGCAACAGATTTACGGCCATGGAGTAACGCGCCTTGATAAAGCGATACCGGGTGACTGGCTGAAACCTGAAAAAGTCGTTAATCGCCGCTGCCCTCGTAGAGTGGTCGACCTGATCAACGTAATTCGAAGCACTGCAGACACTCATCAGCAGACCTCAAAGCCTGATGCCATTGAAGGTGTAGTGCGCATGTACTGCATTAGTCAAAGCCAAGAACAGGCACCAAATCTTGAGGAAGGCATCGCTCATTCGATGGCTGCAATAACCAACGACGGCGAATGGGCCACCGGCCCTGATGGCCGAAAGACCTTGATCCTCGAACATAAGATGGCTGGACGGCGGATGGGCTTCGAGAAACTGTTCACGCCCCTATACGCGGTTGAGCACCTTCAAACAGGCTTGCTGGATGGAACCCTGCCCGCACTTCGCGTTTTCAGCGAAGGCGTTCTTCCCATCCTTACCGCAAAGGATGATCACTTCCTTCTGCTTGAAGCCGTACGCTCTCGCTCACCCTTGCTCAGCAAGGACGCGATGCAATCAACAGGGGATCAATCGGCTCACATGCAGCATGTAGAGGACGCGACGCATGCCCTGCTCGCCCTTTTCGAATCAAACGATCCAACACTGATCGAGGTCGCAACGCTTCTGCTGCAAACCCAACTGCTTGATGTCCCTGACAATCTGGTTGGGGCAATGGTGTTGGGAGCTCCTGGTGAGGCTCCAGATCCTGAAGATACGAACGCGATGACCAACTACGCCTATCAGCAATTCCTTGAGCGTCCATTTTCGGAGCTGGCAGCCTTTGCGAGTTATGCGGATGGCCTTTCACCCTATGGCACACATCAAGGTGTAAAGGGACTAGAGTTTCCACGGGTCATGGTTGTCATCAACGATGAGGAGGCAGGCGGCTTCTTATTCAGCTACGACAAATTGCTGGGTGTAAAAGAACCAACGAAGACTGATCGGGACAACGAGCGTGACGGCAAGGACAATGCACTAGCACGTACTCGTAGGCTACTTTACGTGACGTGTAGTCGGGCTGAAAAAAGCCTGGCGATTGTCGTATACACACCCCAGCCGACCCTGGCCAAGCGAAACGTAGTTGCTGCTGGCTGGCTTCAGGAGAGCGAGGTCGAAATCCTGTGA
- a CDS encoding GFA family protein encodes MDEFHQGSCLCGAVRYEVSGQLKAVSHCHCSKCRKAHGAAFATYASVPRSDISIASSVDALKRYQSSAGVTRQFCSSCGTSLFWSDSNGAFADWISIAVGTLDTPFNPPKQKHVCVSSKASWFEIEDRWPQEG; translated from the coding sequence ATGGATGAATTTCATCAAGGCAGCTGTCTCTGTGGCGCGGTGCGCTATGAAGTTTCGGGTCAACTAAAAGCCGTGTCCCACTGTCATTGCAGCAAATGCCGAAAGGCCCATGGCGCCGCATTCGCGACGTACGCCAGCGTTCCCCGGTCGGACATTTCCATCGCGAGCAGTGTCGACGCGCTGAAGCGTTATCAATCGTCAGCCGGGGTCACGCGGCAGTTTTGTTCGAGCTGTGGGACTTCGTTGTTCTGGTCGGATTCGAATGGTGCGTTTGCGGATTGGATTTCGATTGCGGTCGGTACGCTTGATACGCCGTTCAACCCGCCCAAGCAGAAACACGTGTGTGTCTCGTCGAAAGCCTCCTGGTTTGAAATAGAGGATCGTTGGCCTCAAGAGGGTTGA
- a CDS encoding TonB-dependent siderophore receptor, translating to MLGHQPQSRTPFSPGLLAVAIYFASTHAAIAAETANPPATLVLDATSITSEQLGATTEGTGSYTTGPMQTATKLPLTMRETPQAVTVITRQRMDDQAMTSVNDVVKNTPGLFLSQSSGPGRQTYSSRGFDIDNIMYDGLPSSYSGYTMGVQPNLAMFDRVEVIRGATGLVTGAGNPSAAINMVRKRPTFTPQLSLTGAAGSWDDYRGEFDASGPLNDSGTLRGRMVGSYRDADSFRDKEQSDHGLFYGIAEADLSDSTTASLGFSRQEDQTNFFWGGLPLGTDGHHLNLPRSTYPGTDWENKKLRVDTVFGDIEHSFDNDWKLHFAGSTSTLDGMFSGTYLSRYDGPLETTAWQSRQDEKQTAFDTYASGPVEAFGRTHEVVIGTSKRIYDNTSKNYSPYDTGLPIGAPKPDFVRDGKTHNITTQDAVYLTTRLSLADPLTLILGGRLDWYDYDDRSGDGDYKVTRNLTRYGGLIYKLDDHHSVYASYTDIFTPQTSQDLSGKLLDPIVGENYEIGIKGEYFDGALNASLAVFQTDQKNRSTEAATQLGCPVLTCYEASGLVRSQGIDMELQGALTENWQVGAGYTYTRAHYIKDSDPANKNQRFETDTPEHLFKLSTVYHLQGQLEKLRVGGNVYWQSRMYNDVAVANGTYRLEQGSYAVADLMAGYQVTKHLDLQLNANNIFDRVYYAAIGSSTVWGSTDTYGDPRSYRLTAKYSF from the coding sequence ATGCTTGGGCATCAACCGCAAAGCCGCACGCCTTTTTCACCTGGTCTTCTGGCCGTTGCCATCTACTTCGCAAGCACTCATGCCGCTATCGCCGCTGAAACCGCGAACCCGCCCGCAACGCTGGTACTGGATGCAACCAGCATCACCAGCGAGCAGCTGGGTGCGACCACCGAAGGCACCGGTTCCTACACCACCGGGCCGATGCAGACTGCCACCAAGTTGCCGTTGACCATGCGTGAAACCCCGCAAGCCGTGACGGTGATTACCCGTCAGCGCATGGACGATCAGGCCATGACCAGCGTGAACGATGTGGTGAAGAACACGCCCGGCCTGTTCCTCAGTCAGTCCAGCGGGCCGGGTCGTCAGACTTACAGTTCTCGCGGTTTCGACATCGACAACATCATGTACGACGGTCTGCCGAGTTCCTATTCGGGCTACACCATGGGCGTGCAGCCTAACCTGGCGATGTTTGATCGCGTGGAGGTGATTCGCGGTGCCACGGGGCTGGTCACCGGCGCTGGCAATCCGTCGGCGGCGATCAATATGGTGCGCAAACGCCCGACGTTCACGCCGCAGCTCAGCCTGACGGGTGCGGCCGGCAGTTGGGATGATTATCGCGGCGAGTTTGATGCTTCCGGTCCGCTCAACGACAGCGGTACGTTGCGCGGAAGGATGGTCGGTTCTTACCGGGATGCCGACAGTTTCCGCGACAAGGAGCAAAGCGACCACGGCCTGTTTTACGGGATTGCGGAAGCGGATCTGAGCGACAGTACCACCGCGTCCCTGGGCTTCTCTCGCCAAGAGGACCAGACCAATTTCTTCTGGGGCGGTTTGCCGCTCGGCACGGACGGTCACCACCTGAATCTGCCCCGCTCCACGTATCCCGGCACGGATTGGGAAAACAAAAAGCTGCGGGTCGACACGGTGTTCGGTGACATCGAGCATAGCTTCGACAATGACTGGAAATTGCACTTCGCTGGCTCGACGTCAACGCTGGACGGCATGTTCTCCGGGACTTACCTGTCGCGCTACGACGGTCCGCTGGAGACTACTGCGTGGCAATCGAGGCAGGACGAAAAGCAGACCGCGTTCGATACCTATGCCAGCGGCCCGGTGGAAGCGTTCGGGCGCACGCATGAGGTGGTGATCGGCACCAGCAAGCGCATTTACGACAACACCAGCAAAAACTACAGCCCTTACGACACCGGGTTGCCGATCGGCGCGCCGAAACCGGATTTCGTGCGTGACGGCAAAACCCACAACATCACCACTCAGGACGCCGTTTACCTGACCACTCGCTTGAGCCTGGCTGATCCGCTCACGTTGATTCTCGGCGGCCGCCTGGACTGGTATGACTACGACGACCGCTCGGGGGACGGCGACTATAAGGTCACGCGCAACCTGACGCGCTACGGCGGCCTGATCTACAAGCTCGACGATCACCATTCCGTGTACGCCAGCTACACCGACATTTTCACACCGCAAACCTCGCAGGATCTTTCCGGCAAATTGCTTGATCCGATCGTGGGAGAAAACTACGAAATCGGCATCAAGGGCGAGTACTTCGATGGCGCGCTCAACGCCAGCCTCGCGGTGTTCCAGACCGACCAGAAAAACCGCTCCACCGAAGCCGCCACTCAACTGGGTTGCCCGGTCCTGACCTGCTACGAAGCCTCCGGCCTGGTGCGCAGCCAAGGGATCGACATGGAACTGCAAGGCGCGCTGACCGAAAACTGGCAGGTCGGCGCCGGCTACACCTACACCCGCGCCCACTACATCAAGGACTCCGACCCGGCCAACAAGAATCAGCGTTTCGAGACTGACACGCCTGAGCATCTGTTCAAGCTTTCGACCGTCTACCACCTCCAGGGCCAGCTGGAAAAACTCCGTGTGGGTGGCAACGTCTATTGGCAAAGCCGCATGTACAACGACGTCGCTGTGGCCAATGGGACTTATCGGCTTGAACAAGGCAGCTACGCCGTGGCCGACTTGATGGCGGGTTATCAGGTGACCAAGCATCTGGACTTGCAACTGAACGCCAACAACATCTTCGACCGCGTTTACTACGCGGCGATTGGCAGCAGCACTGTGTGGGGCTCCACGGATACCTATGGCGATCCGCGCAGTTATCGGCTGACGGCGAAGTACAGTTTCTGA